A genome region from Gemmatimonadaceae bacterium includes the following:
- a CDS encoding DUF5996 family protein, whose product MDSEGIPPYSPQMTAERWPALPLAEWRDTYATLQRWLQMVGKTRLALTPLVNHWWNTTLYLTPRGMTTSTIYTDRLALEVEVDFVDHALEVRTSERQNARISLAPKSVATFYREYLDAFKSVGIDLVIYPVPVEVEDVTPFPEDEKHASYDPEYANRVWRILIGSMRVFSDFRSRFVGKTSPAHFFWGGFDLALTRFSGRPGPTFSGPVLNVPAWVMREGYSQEMVSAGFWPGGLFGVDEPVYYAYAYPEPAGFSEATLEPEEARYHTEMREFILPYEAVRTAAFPETTLLQFLQTTYEAGANAGGWDRAALEREPVEAEEPRDATPELHITQQPERSRFETEIEGRIAFVEYRRRNNRIWLAHTEVPPPLEGRGIGSALAKHALDYAREEGLEVVPSCPFIAAYIRSHPSYSDLVKR is encoded by the coding sequence CACCTACGCCACGCTCCAGCGGTGGCTGCAGATGGTCGGCAAGACACGTCTCGCGCTCACGCCGCTCGTTAATCACTGGTGGAACACGACATTGTATTTGACACCGCGCGGCATGACGACGTCAACGATCTACACCGACAGGCTGGCGCTTGAGGTCGAGGTCGATTTCGTCGATCACGCACTCGAGGTTCGAACCTCCGAGCGGCAGAATGCGCGCATTTCCCTCGCGCCGAAGAGTGTCGCGACCTTCTATCGGGAGTATCTCGACGCCTTCAAGTCAGTCGGCATCGACCTGGTCATTTATCCCGTCCCGGTCGAGGTCGAGGACGTGACTCCCTTCCCGGAGGATGAGAAGCACGCGTCCTACGATCCCGAGTACGCGAATCGTGTCTGGCGCATCCTGATAGGATCGATGCGCGTTTTCAGTGATTTTCGCTCACGCTTCGTCGGAAAAACGAGTCCGGCGCACTTCTTCTGGGGAGGCTTTGATCTCGCGCTCACCAGATTCTCCGGTCGCCCGGGGCCGACGTTCTCAGGACCGGTGCTGAATGTTCCGGCGTGGGTGATGCGCGAAGGCTACTCGCAGGAGATGGTGAGCGCCGGGTTCTGGCCGGGAGGTTTGTTCGGCGTCGATGAGCCTGTCTATTACGCTTACGCCTACCCCGAGCCGGCAGGATTTTCCGAAGCGACTCTCGAGCCCGAGGAGGCGCGTTACCATACTGAAATGAGGGAATTCATACTGCCGTACGAGGCAGTGCGCACGGCGGCGTTCCCCGAGACAACGCTGCTGCAGTTCCTACAGACCACGTACGAAGCGGGCGCAAATGCCGGCGGATGGGATCGCGCCGCGCTGGAGCGTGAGCCTGTCGAAGCTGAAGAGCCAAGGGACGCGACTCCCGAGCTCCACATCACGCAGCAGCCGGAACGATCGCGTTTCGAAACGGAGATCGAAGGACGCATCGCTTTCGTCGAGTACCGCCGGCGCAACAACAGGATCTGGCTGGCTCACACCGAAGTACCGCCCCCCCTCGAGGGACGAGGGATAGGAAGCGCGCTCGCGAAGCACGCGCTCGACTACGCCAGGGAAGAAGGCCTCGAGGTAGTGCCGAGCTGCCCATTCATCGCGGCATACATTCGCTCGCACCCGAGCTACTCGGATCTGGTCAAGCGCTGA